A region from the Vicia villosa cultivar HV-30 ecotype Madison, WI linkage group LG3, Vvil1.0, whole genome shotgun sequence genome encodes:
- the LOC131658006 gene encoding endoglucanase 25-like: MPPTTKPEKNPVTYMHTVSEAGRLLPSSSRWNSIALDFNLTPKSSISYESIPSKYPKSVDCNLVITDKKHFHLFIIVAVAMFFAIIGLALLLHFLPQKHKHQDSSINLKLAINQALTFYDAQKSGNYPRNSSVKYRGDSGLQDGNSVKTNLIGGYYDSGNNIKFTFTTAYTMTLLSWTAMEYQTKFADIDELDHVKDIIKWGTDYLLKVFITSSESNLILYSQVGSTISTNNEPNDINCWQRPEDMSYGRPVSVCDGSATDLGGEVVAALSAASMVFKEDKDYSGKLAQAAESLYEVVTKEDPKKQGTYTNVDACGKQARMLYNSSSYKDELAWGATWLFLATKNTDYLANATQFFLSAKSDETMLDKGVFYWNNKLNAVAVLLAGIRYFRDPGFPYEDVLKLSSNSTHSLMCSYLFKKYMSRTAGGLILPKPDNGPLLQYAATASFLSKLYSDYIDHLKISGASCETDEFSVAMLRDFANSQVKYILGQNPMKMSYLVGYGDKFPVQVHHRSASIPWDKRLYNCNDGKTWLNSKNPNPQVLLGAMVGGPDTHDNFIDQRSNQRFTEPTIASNAGLVAALIALQDPSNNSNDLKNSLWEWT; this comes from the exons ATGCCACCAACAACAAAGCCAGAGAAGAACCCTGTGACATATATGCACACAGTTTCAGAAGCTGGTCGTCTTCTCCCTTCATCAAGCCGCTGGAACTCCATAGCACTTGATTTCAACCTTACTCCTAAATCATCTATTTCCTATGAATCCATCCCTTCCAAATATCCAAAATCTGTTGACTGCAATCTAGTCATCACTGATAAGAAACACTTCCATCTTTTTATTATTGTTGCAGTAGCAATGTTCTTTGCTATCATAGGACTGGCTTTGCTCTTACACTTTTTACCTCAGAAGCATAAGCATCAAGACTCTTCAATCAACCTCAAGTTGGCTATAAACCAAGCTCTAACTTTTTATGATGCTCAAAAAT CTGGGAATTATCCAAGGAACAGTTCAGTGAAGTATAGGGGAGACTCAGGATTACAAGATGGAAATTCGGTGAAGACTAATCTTATTGGTGGATATTATGATTCAGGAAACAACATTAAGTTTACTTTCACCACAGCTTATACTATGACCTTGTTGAGTTGGACTGCAATGGAATATCAAACGAAATTCGCTGATATTGACGAACTTGATCATGTTAAGGATATCATCAAATGGGGTACTGACTATTTGCTTAAGGTGTTTATTACTTCATCTGAATCCAACCTTATACTGTATTCTCAG gTTGGAAGTACTATTAGTACTAATAATGAACCAAATGATATAAATTGCTGGCAAAGACCTGAAGACATGAGTTATGGTAGACCAGTTTCGGTTTGTGATGGCTCAGCTACAGATTTAGGTGGTGAAGTTGTTGCAGCATTATCTGCGGCGTCGATGGTATTCAAAGAAGACAAAGATTACTCAGGGAAACTAGCTCAAGCAGCAGAAAGTTTATATGAGGTAGTTACAAAGGAAGATCCTAAGAAGCAAGGAACCTACACCAATGTTGATGCATGTGGAAAACAAGCAAGAATGCTTTATAACTCATCTAGTTACAAAGATGAGTTGGCTTGGGGAGCTACTTGGTTGTTTCTTGCTACTAAGAACACTGATTATCTTGCAAATGCAACTCAGTTTTTTTTATCAGCAAAGAGTGATGAAACAATGTTAGACAAAGGAGTGTTTTACTGGAATAACAAGCTCAATGCTGTTGCG GTTTTGCTTGCTGGTATTCGATATTTCCGTGATCCTGGCTTTCCTTATGAAGATGTTTTGAAACTTTCATCAAATTCTACTCACTCCCTCATGTGTTCTTaccttttcaaaaaatatatgagCAGAACAGCTG GTGGATTGATTCTTCCAAAACCTGATAATGGGCCATTACTCCAATATGCTGCAACAGCATCTTTTCTCAGTAAATTGTATAGTGATTACATTGATCATCTCAAAATATCCGGTGCAAGCTGCGAAACCGATGAATTCTCAGTTGCAATGCTTCGTGATTTCGCTAATTCTCAG GTTAAATACATCTTAGGACAAAATCCTATGAAAATGAGTTATTTAGTGGGATACGGCGACAAGTTTCCAGTCCAGGTTCATCATAGAAGTGCGTCGATCCCTTGGGATAAACGGCTCTACAATTGCAATGATGGTAAAACATGGCTAAACTCTAAAAATCCGAATCCGCAAGTTCTTTTGGGAGCCATGGTGGGAGGACCAGACACACACGACAATTTCATCGATCAAAGAAGCAACCAAAGATTTACTGAGCCAACCATAGCAAGCAATGCTGGCTTAGTTGCAGCATTGATTGCACTTCAAGATCCTTCAAATAATTCAAATGACTTGAAAAACTCATTGTGGGAATGGACATGA